One window of the Puntigrus tetrazona isolate hp1 chromosome 13, ASM1883169v1, whole genome shotgun sequence genome contains the following:
- the gdf10a gene encoding growth/differentiation factor 10, which produces MTVKCVFLTHLLLLWVGSDTDASEAVWRSARDSTTDALVPTDALSQHMFKLYEKYNIEPNRLKEGNTVRSFKAKPENVEERVSYWLNLTSLQGSEVILTSTFHFFFDKRPRQRSWFCKRFKNPSCRTPNAHLLPSVRLLFRSPSFSSAPGSLLGNITIVPHRRGTWQSKDVSVIIKEARDKNHLLITVEFDYGEQYQRYQDQLPSSSLPYLLLYANDLAISEPNSVAASLQRYDPFIADPQPTHSPDSSPDIRVKRELDLDFSDPIENNELPGVEYNSFKQHDMWESAYFALKPKPFKKERRRKGQENADGFGKSQVLRFDEKTMKKARRRQWKEPRSCSRRYLKVDFADIGWNEWILSPKSFDAFYCAGTCEFPIPKVVRPSNHATIQSIVKAVGIIPGIPEPCCVPEKMKSLSVLFLDESKNIVLKIYPNMSVETCACR; this is translated from the exons ATGACGgttaaatgtgtctttttaaCGCACCTGTTACTGCTTTGGGTCGGTTCCGATACTGACGCGTCTGAAGCTGTTTGGAGAAGTGCGCGCGACAGCACGACAGACGCGCTCGTGCCCACTGATGCGCTCTCACAGCATATGTTTAAACTGTATGAGAAGTACAACATTGAACCTAACCGACTCAAAGAGGGAAATACTGTAAGaagttttaaagcaaaaccTG AGAATGTGGAGGAGAGGGTCTCGTACTGGTTGAATCTTACTTCTCTTCAAGGGTCTGAGGTGATCCTCACATCTACGTTTCACTTCTTTTTTGACAAACGGCCACGCCAGAGGTCCTGGTTCTGCAAGCGCTTCAAGAACCCCTCTTGTCGCACCCCAAACGCACATCTGCTACCATCTGTCCGTCTTCTTTTCCGGTCTCCCTCCTTCAGCTCAGCCCCAGGATCTCTACTCGGAAACATCACCATAGTTCCTCATAGACGTGGGACCTGGCAGAGCAAGGATGTGTCTGTCATTATAAAAGAGGCCCGAGATAAGAATCACCTTTTGATCACTGTGGAGTTTGACTACGGAGAGCAGTATCAAAGGTATCAGGACCAGCTTCCATCCTCCAGCCTTCCATACTTGCTGTTGTATGCTAATGACCTGGCCATTTCCGAGCCCAACAGCGTGGCCGCGAGCCTACAGAGATATGACCCTTTCATTGCAGACCCGCAGCCAACTCACTCTCCGGACTCCTCACCTGACATACGTGTGAAGCGGGAGCTGGACTTGGACTTCTCTGATCCCATTGAGAACAACGAGCTCCCGGGGGTGGAGTACAACAGCTTCAAACAGCACGATATGTGGGAAAGCGCTTACTTTGCGCTCAAGCCAAAGCCCTTTAAAAAAGAACGTCGGAGGAAAGGCCAGGAGAATGCTGATGGATTCGGCAAGTctcaggttctccggtttgatgAGAAAACCATGAAGAAGGCTCGGAGGAGACAGTGGAAAGAACCTCGCAGCTGTTCCAGGAGGTACCTGAAGGTGGACTTTGCAGATATCGGCTGGAACGAATGGATCTTGTCTCCCAAGTCTTTCGATGCCTTCTACTGTGCAGGAACGTGTGAATTCCCCATTCCAAAG GTAGTCCGCCCCTCCAACCATGCAACCATCCAGAGCATAGTCAAGGCCGTTGGGATAATTCCAGGTATCCCAGAGCCCTGCTGTGTCCCAGAGAAGATGAAATCCCTCAGTGTACTATTTCTGGATGAGAGCAAAAACATTGTGTTGAAGATCTACCCCAATATGTCTGTGGAGACGTGCGCTTGCAGATAG